Proteins from one Impatiens glandulifera chromosome 2, dImpGla2.1, whole genome shotgun sequence genomic window:
- the LOC124926392 gene encoding glutathione S-transferase U17-like → MAAAAAEGREVKVLGAWASPFVIRVRIALNVKSVDYEFLEEIKMGVKSELLLKSNPVHKKVPVLLHADKPISESLVIVQYVDDVWNSSGPAILPSDPYDRAIARFWAAYIDDKWFPSLNGIAMAQDDEGKKAAFEQVLNGVVLLEGAFIETNKGSGDFFGGEKIGYIDIALGCFLAWIRVTEKLFGVKVFDEAKVPNLSNWAEKFGSHPAVKDVLPETEKLAEFAKLLFAKLNAPPPSTQN, encoded by the coding sequence ATGGCCGCAGCAGCAGCAGAAGGAAGAGAAGTGAAGGTGCTAGGGGCGTGGGCGAGCCCATTTGTGATCAGGGTTCGCATTGCTCTCAACGTTAAGTCCGTGGATTACGAATTTCTAGAGGAGATCAAAATGGGGGTCAAATCGGAACTTTTGCTGAAATCGAACCCGGTCCACAAGAAGGTCCCTGTTCTCCTCCATGCAGACAAGCCGATCTCTGAGTCTCTCGTCATTGTTCAGTACGTTGACGACGTCTGGAACTCATCCGGTCCGGCCATTCTCCCTTCTGATCCTTATGATCGCGCCATTGCCAGGTTTTGGGCCGCTTACATTGACGACAAGTGGTTCCCATCATTGAATGGAATAGCGATGGCGCAAGATGATGAGGGGAAGAAGGCAGCTTTTGAGCAAGTGTTGAATGGGGTTGTTTTGTTGGAAGGGGCATTCATTGAGACCAACAAAGGATCTGGAGATTTTTTCGGCGGTGAGAAGATTGGGTACATTGACATTGCTTTGGGATGCTTCTTGGCGTGGATAAGGGTCACTGAGAAGTTGTTCGGAGTTAAGGTTTTCGATGAGGCTAAGGTGCCCAATTTAAGCAACTGGGCGGAGAAGTTTGGGTCTCATCCGGCGGTGAAGGACGTCTTGCCGGAGACAGAGAAGCTGGCGGAGTTTGCTAAATTATTGTTTGCAAAGTTGAACGCACCACCACCATCCACTCAGAATTAA
- the LOC124925844 gene encoding glutathione S-transferase U17-like yields MAEAAAAGGGEVRVLGAWASPFVIRVRIALNIKSVAYEFIEDLKMGVKSDLLLKSNPVHKKIPVLIHVDKPISESLVIVQYVDEVWTSGRSILPSDPYDRAIARFWTAYIDDKWFPSLHGIAKAQDEEAMKSAFEQVIDGLLLLEGAFVETNKGSGDFFGGEKIGYIDVALGCFLGWIRATEKMNGVKLFDEAKVPNLSKWAEKFASDPAVKDLLPETDKLVEFAKVLFAKSKAPVPPSTHN; encoded by the exons ATGGCggaagcagcagcagcaggagGAGGAGAAGTGAGGGTGCTAGGGGCATGGGCGAGCCCATTTGTGATCAGGGTTCGCATCGCTCTCAACATCAAGTCCGTGGCTTACGAGTTTATTGAGGATTTAAAAATGGGGGTCAAATCGGACCTCTTGCTCAAATCGAACCCTGTCCACAAGAAGATCCCTGTTCTCATCCATGTCGATAAGCCCATCTCCGAGTCCCTCGTCATTGTTCAGTATGTTGACGAGGTTTGGACCTCAGGTCGGTCCATCCTCCCTTCTGATCCCTATGATCGTGCCATTGCCAGGTTCTGGACCGCTTACATCGACGACAAG TGGTTCCCGTCTTTGCATGGGATAGCCAAGGCGCAGGACGAGGAGGCCATGAAGTCAGCTTTTGAGCAAGTCATAGATGGGCTTCTTCTACTGGAAGGGGCGTTTGTTGAGACCAACAAAGGATCCGGCGACTTTTTCGGCGGTGAGAAGATTGGGTACATTGACGTTGCTTTAGGATGCTTCTTGGGATGGATCAGGGCAACTGAGAAGATGAACGGGGTTAAGCTTTTCGATGAGGCCAAGGTCCCCAATTTAAGCAAATGGGCGGAGAAGTTCGCCTCTGATCCGGCCGTCAAGGACTTGTTGCCGGAGACAGATAAGCTGGTGGAGTTTGCTAAAGTGTTGTTTGCAAAGTCTAAGGCACCAGTACCACCATCCACGCACAATTAA